One Oryza glaberrima chromosome 10, OglaRS2, whole genome shotgun sequence DNA segment encodes these proteins:
- the LOC127786256 gene encoding uncharacterized protein LOC127786256 has translation MDESSDLQWRQGWLAVGLPPAPVVAVSAIVGFFLYLTWQMDEYEEQLRRRTQAGLWVLLVLGAVALVLLGSHALVDAGGRVAVPVSWRWGGGYGGSAEDGGGASPWAVAAVVAVLLVLASHKPSFQMFRPPWHYK, from the coding sequence ATGGATGAATCGAGTGACCTCCAGTGGCGGCAGGGATGGCTCGCCGTCGgcttgccgccggcgccggtggtggcggtcTCCGCCATCGTCGGGTTCTTCCTCTACCTGACGTGGCAGATGGACGAGTACGAGGAGCAGCTACGGCGGCGCACGCAGGCCGGGCTGTGGGTGCTGCTGGTGCTCGGGGCGGTGGCGCTGGTCCTGCTCGGGAGCCACGCGCTGGTGGACGCCGGAGGGAGGGTCGCCGTGCCGGTGTCGtggcggtggggcggcggctACGGTGGTAGCgcagaggacggcggcggcgcgtcgccgtgggccgtcgcggcggtggtggcggtgctgcTGGTGTTGGCGTCGCACAAGCCGTCGTTCCAGATGTTCCGGCCGCCATGGCACTATAAGTAG
- the LOC127753116 gene encoding uncharacterized protein LOC127753116 translates to MSHSRSLSPEVTTRGCIEWPTWSPQCSRMSILPTTEHLDAKLLHKYISPPDLPSHSVICSSSLGTHQSTKIVTTGSEDHSFSLDSVGSKDHSYSFVSVVEDTMGDAVEDKMYQVVKEDEPKELLRDSKVNLMANVVEDTMKEKEINEDDHMGWYSLASVVEDTMDQQVGADIMDQQVVEDSLVTDTMEESDEDEYLKAEYEKGALIFARDEANALERKEAEARYEKSLEEIRDEFLKIYVPLYFTLRKK, encoded by the exons ATGTCTCACAGCCGCAGTTTATCACCGGAGGTGACAACTAGGGGCTGCATCGAATGGCCTACATGGTCTCCTCAGTGCTCCCGAATGTCAATCCTCCCCACCACTGAACATCTTGATGCCAAGCTCCTCCATAAGTACATCTCTCCACCTGATCTGCCCAGCCACTCTGTTATTTGTTCCAGTTCACTTGGGACTCATCAATCGACGAAAATAGTCACAACAG GGTCTGAAGACCATAGCTTCTCCTTGGATTCAGTTGGGTCCAAAGACCATAGCTACTCCTTTGTTTCAGTTGTTGAGGACACTATGGGTGATGCTGTCGAGGACAAGATGTACCAAGTTGTAAAGGAAGATGAACCAAAGGAATTACTTAGAGACTCCAAGGTTAATTTGATGGCAAACGTTGTTGAAGACACCATGAAAGAGAAAGAGATTAATGAAGATGACCATATGGGTTGGTACTCCTTAGCTTCAGTTGTTGAGGACACCATGGATCAGCAAGTAGGAGCAGACATTATGGACCAGCAGGTTGTAGAAGACTCCTTGGTAACAGACACCATGGAAGAGAGTGATGAAGATGAATACTTGAAGGCAGAATATGAAAAGGGTGCATTAATCTTCGCTAGAGATGAGGCAAATGCCTTGGAAAGAAAAGAAGCTGAAGCTCGTTATGAAAAATCACTTGAAGAGATTAGAGatgaatttttgaaaatttatgtcCCTTTGTATTTTACTCTAAgaaaaaagtaa